Part of the Vicinamibacterales bacterium genome is shown below.
GTGATCGACCGAACAGGCATGGCCGTGTCGAACACCTACACGCTAGAACAAGGCTATGGCTCTGGCGTGGTCGTAACAGGTGCTGGTTTTCTCCTCAACAATGAGATGGGTGACTTTAATCGGAATCCCGGGGTGACGAATCGGCAAGGGAGCATCGGCACGTCTGCTAACCTTATTGTGGCTGAAAAGCGCATGCTCAGTTCGATGACACCGACAATTGCCATCCGCGACGGTAAGGTTGTAATGGTGACTGGCAGCCCCGGTGGACGGACCATTATCAACACTGTTCTCAATGTTACGTTAAACATCCTTGAGTTTGAGATGAGCCTACGGGATGCCGTGGATGCCCCGCGCCTCAATATGCAATGGTTTCCTGACCGTGTTGGCTTCCAAGGCTTCGACGACCCTGAGTTTACTGACCTCGTGAAGCAATTGACCGTGATGGGACACCGTGTGGCCAGTGGTGGAGGCGGCGACGCCAACTCCATTCTTGTCAAGGACGGACTGTTCATCGGTGCTGCGGACAACCAGAATGGTGGTGCCTCCGCGGCGCGACGATAATGGAAGAACAAAAGAACGCGTGTTGATTCTTATGACTTTAGTTTAACGAAAGAGCGAAGACTGCATCAATTCAGGAGTACACAAGATGTCTGCTCACCTTGCCCTCCGTTCAGGCAACCCGGCACTTAGCGCCAACACCTTCACCGCAATTCCGCACGTAGTAGGCCAAGAAGTGATGACGATCGGTGGAACCGTCAACAAGACCGCAATGGCATTGGCCATCCTCTTCATTACAGCCACCTACGTTTGGGGACAGGGCACCGCCGGCACACTCCCCATGGGCCTGGTCTGGGGCGGCTTTATCGGTGGCTTTATCGTTGCAATGGTGACCGTCTTTAAGCACGCCTGGGCACCCTACACCACACCACTCTATGCGGCGTTCGAAGGGGCGGCGCTCGGAGGCATCTCGTTTATCTTCGAGCAGCAATATCCTGGGATTGTTAGCCAGGCGATCTTTCTTACGTTCGGCACACTCGGCGCACTTCTCGTGGCGTATCGTTCAGGAATCATTAAAGCTACCGAGAA
Proteins encoded:
- a CDS encoding Bax inhibitor-1/YccA family protein, whose product is MSAHLALRSGNPALSANTFTAIPHVVGQEVMTIGGTVNKTAMALAILFITATYVWGQGTAGTLPMGLVWGGFIGGFIVAMVTVFKHAWAPYTTPLYAAFEGAALGGISFIFEQQYPGIVSQAIFLTFGTLGALLVAYRSGIIKATENFKLGVAAATGGIFLVYLLSFIVGFFGVEVPLIHSSGTFGILFSLFVVVIAALNLVLDFDFIEEGAERGAPKYMEWYGAFGLLVTLIWLYLEILRLLAKLQSRR